Within the Campylobacter sp. MIT 99-7217 genome, the region TTATCTATCTTGATCCTCCTTATCTTATCAGCAGTAGCGAGTACAACAAGCTTTGGAGTGAAAAAGAAGAAAAAAGACTTTATGAATTTTTAGCCAAGCTTAATAGCAAAAAACTTCGTTTTGGCTTGAGCAATATTTTAAGGCACAAGGGCAAAACGAATAAGCTTTTAGAAAAATTTATGCAAAATTATGAAAGCTTTGTTATTAAAAGTAATTATATAAGCTTTAATGATAATAGCATTAAAAAAGATAGCCTTGAGGTTTTTATAAGAAATTATAAGGATTAAAATGGCAAAAGCTAGTTATAAAATCTTATCATTTAGCACAACTATGAGATCAGCTGAAAGAATGGCTTCTTTTTTAAAGCTTTTAACCCCCTTTGAAAATCAAATTTTAAGCCACGAGCTTATTATGCAAATCGTAGCAGAGCTTATAAAAAATAAGCTTTATGTTCCCGTTTATGCAAACAAAGCTTTTAAGCAAAGTGAAGAAAATTTTAGCGACAAGCAGGTAAAAATCATCATAGAAAATTCCCCTCAAAATCATAAAGAAGCTGGATTTGATAAGGGTTGGGACTCTCGCTTTGATACTTGGTATAAGTTGATGATGGAATTTGGCTTTTGTTTTTATGCTATGAATAAGCCTTTGATTATCTCACAAGCAGGACATTTGCTTATAGATGCCTTTAATGAAAATCCTAGCAATGATGAAAAAATTGCAAATATCTTTTTAAATTGCATGATGAAATATCAAAGCAAGAATCCTTTTAGGAAGGTTTTAAACGATAATAAACCCTTAATTTTGCTTTTGCAAACGATGAAATTACTTAAAAGTAAAACTAAGGATAGTAAGATACATAAGCTTGAGCTTCCTTTTTTGCTTTGCTATCCTGATGATAATGCTTTAAATTTAGCTGATTTTATCCTAGCTTTTAGAAAAGAATATCCTAGTTTTAATTATTCGGGCGATATTATTTATGAAAAATGCCTAGAGCTTTTAAACTCAAAAAATACTCTTCGTTTTAAAAAGGTGCAAATTCTTAGAGAAAGCATTGATGAATATATAAGAAAGATGAGAATTACAGGTATTATTTCTTTGAGAGCAAATGGTAGATTTTTGGATTTTAATAGCTTTGAAATGCCAAAAATTGAGTATATTTTAAAAAATTATAAGAGCAAAACTCGCCATTTCAAAGATAAAATAAGCTTTTTTAACTATATGGGAGAAATTAATACTCAAATTTTTAATTTAAATTCGAGCGAAAAAAGCGATACAAAAGAGAGTTTAAAGCTTCAAAGCCTAGAAAATTTTGCTAAAAATTACACAAGGGAGCAAATTTTTACCGAACTTAAAATCTTAAATAACAAAAAATTAAGTAGTAAGGACGAGCTTTTTAAATTTATCCCTGAGCCTTTAAGATTAGAGTTTTTAAGTGCTATTTCTTTGAAGCAAAATTGTGTAAATTTAAAGGTATTGCCAAATTATATTATCGATGATGAGGGCTTGCCAAAAAGCCATGCAGGTGCAAATTTGGCAGATATTATTTGCCTTGATAAAAAAAATAAAAGCATAATCGAGCTAAGTCTTATAAGCTCAAAGGCTCAGCTTAGCCTAGAATTAATCCCTATCACAAGACATTTAAAACAAAGCAAGGCTGATTTTGCTTTCTTTGTTGCTCCAAACATACACGAGGACGCTAAAATTTATACAGAATTTATCAAATACAAAGAAAAGCTTGATATTACAAATTTAAGTATTTTAGATTTTATAGAGCTTTTAAGCTCATGCTTTGATAAAAAATTACCTTTAAAAAGAGTTTAAAAATGCGTATAAATAAATTCATCTCGCACAATACAAAATACTCTCGCCGTGAGGCTGATGAGCTGATAAAGCAAGGAAAAGTGAAGCTAAATTCAGCTCTTGCCAAGCTTAGCGACGAAGTTAAGGATACGGACAAGCTTTTTATAAACGGCAAAAGAGTGCATAAGAGGAGCAAATTTAGCGTCATCATCTATCACAAGCAAAAAGGCGAGCTAGTAAGCAGCAAGGACGAGCGAGGAAGAAGGCTCATTTATGATAGCTTACCGCGTGAATTTAGAGCCTTTAGAAGCGTGGGCAGGCTTGATTTTGCGAGTGAGGGTTTGCTTTTGCTAAGCGATAGCCCTGTGATCGCTGATGCTTTGATGCACAGCGACCTAGAAAGAGAATACTACCTCAAAGTGCGTGGCAACATAAGCAAAGAAGTCACTGAGGCTATGCAAAATGGGCTTGAGATCAAAGACGAGATCAAAGGTGCTCACGCAAAGACCAAGATCACTTCGATGAGCTTTGCTCCTTTTTTGAGCTTTGAAATTTTTGGCGCAAGTGGGGGTTATACCAAGCTAAAAGTGCTTATCAATGAGGGGAAAAATAGAGAGCTAAGGCGTTTTTTTGGGCATTTTGACTTAGAAGTTGTGGAGCTTAAACGCGTCGCCTTTGGGGTGCTTGAGCTTGGCATGCTAAAGCCCGGCAAATACCGCTTTTTAGAAAAAGGCGAATATGAAAAGCTTAGGGATTTTTTAAAAACGAATGCGGTGTATTATTAAAAATTTAGGGGATAATGATGATTAGCAAAGAAAATTTTAAAGAAGTATTAGAAATTTTAGGCTTTAAGCAAAAGGGTAAAAATTTTTATGAAAAGCACTTTAAAGAGCAAAATTGTGATTTAAAGGTTGATTTTGAAAAAGGCGAGCTAATCTATCCAGAGCAAATAAAAAAAGAGTCAAACACCACAAGCAACTTTAGCCAAAATGAAAATTTTGTCGTTTTTGAGTGCGTTAATAGACTATTAGAAAAGGGCTACAAAGTAGAGCATTTAATACTAGAAAAAACTTGGAGCTTGGGGCATTCAGGCAAAAGCGGTAGAGCTGATATTAGTGTATTTGATGAAAATAACGAAAATATACTTTTAATCATAGAGTGCAAAACCGCAGGCAATGAGTATAAAAAAGCTAGAAAAGATCTTTTTGATGATGAGAGTGGCAAACAGCTTTTTAGCTACGCCGCACAGGCTCGCTCCACAAAATGGCTAGATTTATACGCTAGTGATTTTGATATAAATAAAAACAAAGCCTAAACAAAGGTAAATTGAAGTAAAATTTAAAGCTTCATAGTCTAAATTTAGCCTTTTATCAAGGCTAAATTTAAGTTTGCTTAAATTTAGCAAAGTAAAAATTTAAGGATCTAAATTTTTCAAAGCTTTTTTGAAATAACATAAAAATTTAAATAATTTATGTTATAATCCACGCCTTAGTTTGCAGTCTGCAAAATCACTTCCTAGGTCTTTTTATGGAAAATTTTCTTATTAATTTCTTTCATTTATCTCAATTTCAAAGTGTTTTTATACTTTTTTGTTTAGGCGTTTTGTTTTTTGTTTTTAGGGCTTTAAGGTCTAAGTTTAGCCTTGCTTTACTTATGTTTGTAGCTCTGATTTTAGGCTTTGTTTTGGGTTTTGTTTTGCTATATTTTGCTGATTTTCAAAATGTAGCCCAGCTTAAAAGTTTAAATTCTCAGCATTTTGTCCTAGAGGTTCAAATTTGGATAAGCTTTTTAAATTCTGTTTATCTAAATATTTTAAAGCTCTTAATCATACCTTTAGTTTTTATTTCTTTGATCAATGTTTTACTAAATTTAAGCCAAAACTTAAGCTTTAAAGCTGTTTTTTCAAGGGTCTTTTTTTGGCTTTTGCTTTCAACTGCACTTTGTGCTATCATAGGTATAGTTTTAGCTCTTTTTGGCGAGCTTGGAAGCAGTTTTGCTGTAGTAGAAAGCACAAGAACGCTTAAGGAAGTCAAGGGCTTAAATGAAGTGATTTTAGGTTTGATCCCAAGCAATATCATTAGTGCTATGAATACAAATAATATCTTAGGTGTCATCATTTTTGCCTTTATTATAGCCTTTGGAGCTTTGAGCTTAAAAGAGAAAAAAGGCTTTAGGATTTTCAAGCTTTTGGTGGGCTTTTTTTATGAAATGATGATAAAAATTTGTCTTTTTGTGATCAATTTAATGCCTTTTTTCATCATCACGATGATAGCCTCCACCCTTTTAGTCAGTGGCTTTGAAAGCATTAAAAATGCTTTTTATTTCATACTTTGGCTTTATATAGCTTTTATTTTAGCCTTTGTTTTGCATGCAATCATGCTTTTAATGCACGGCTTAAATCCTCTTTTTTATTTCAAAAAAGCCTTGCCAGCTTTACTTATGGCATTTAGCTCAAGAAGCTCGGCAGCGACTTTGCCTGTAAGCATTTCAAACCTCACGCAAAGGCTTGGAGTAAGCAGTAGCACAGCTTCTTTTGGGGCGAGTTTAGGCACAACTATGGGAATGAATGGTTGTGCCGGGTATTATGCTACTATGATAGCTATTTTTATGTATAATGCCTTAAATATCCCTGTTGGATTTGGCGAAATTTTGATGATTGTTATTTTGTGCGTTATTACTTCTTTTGGTATAGCTGGGATTCCTGGTATTACGATAATGATCATTTCGGTTATGCTTTCAGGACTTGGTCTTGAGGAACATTTTGCCTTACTTGCTGTGATTTTAGCCATTGATCCTATACTTGATATGGCAAGAACTTGTACTAATGTCTCAGGTGCTATGGTGGCAAGTATTATCACAGATAAAGAGCTTAAAAATCTTGATATTCAAAAATATAAAGAAAATGAAAAAAATAGCCTTTAAATTTAAGGGCTATTTTTAAAATCTCATTTGTTTTTATTTAAGTAGTGATAGAAATTTGACCTTGTTGATCATTTTGCAATTTTTCAATCCTTGATAAAGTATGAAAAAATAAATTTTTTATGTTATTTTTGTGCTAAAATATAAAAATATTTTGATCAATATGAAAGGAGAAATTATGAGTTTACTCATGATTTTAGTAACACTTGTTGCGGTTGTGATCGTGGGGTATTATATCCTCAAATCTTATCACCCTGTTTTCGTCTTTTTCTTTTCAGGCATTATTTTGCTAATTGCTGCTTTTTATTTCACAGGCACACCTATACCTAGCGGAGCAAAAAGAGCACCTGAAACGATGACTTTTTGGACTACTTTGCTGGATTCTTTTGTCTTTATCACGGACACTTTTAAAAAGCAACTTGCAGGTGTGGGACTTATCATTATGGCAGTAGCCGGTTTTGCAGGTTATATGAAGTATATCAATGCTTCAGCAAAGCTAGCTTATCTTTCAAACAAACCACTAGGCAAAATTCAAAACAAATATCTCATTTTAAGTGGGACCTTTGTTGTGGGCATGGCTCTTAAGATAGTGATTTCTTCTTATGCTGGGCTTATGCTTTTGCTTCTTGCTTGCATTTATCCTGTGCTTGTTTCTTTAAAAATTCGTCCTATCACAGCTGTTGCCGTGCTTTCTTTGATAGGTATTGATTATGGTCCAAAAGATGGTAACACAGTTCAGCTTGCAGGTATAGTTGGACAGCAAGATAATGTGGTCGGGATTTTCCTTGATTATCAAATTTATCCTGTTCTTGTTTATGTAGTTCTTTTGGCGATTTTGATCCCTTTTTATTTTTCTTATATCGATAAAAAAGACGCAAAAAATGGCGTTGTTGATGAGGCTGTTGAGATAGGAGAGATCATAGATCCAAAATGCCCGACCTACTATATCTTTTTTCCATGGCTTCCTGTGGTATTTTTATTTGCGGCGTATTTTTTAAATTTCAAGCTTGATGTTGTTACTGTTATTTTTGTGTCTATTGCTATTGTTTTCATTATAGAATTTATCAGACACAGAAGCGCTAAGGTGCTTTGTGATGGTATGGTTGTGATCTTAAAGTCAATGGCTGATATTTTTATCTCAGTTGTAAGTATCATCGTTGCAGCAGGTGTTTTTGCTGAGGGTATTAAAGCACTTGGCGGTATAGGCACTTTGGCTGAGATCGTTTCTGGAATGGGTGCTTCAGCCGTGATTTTAACCATTGCTATACTTAGTTTTATCGTGTATTTTGCTACTGTTATCATGGGTTCAGGTATCGCAGCCTTTCAAGCCTTTGGTAAAATAGCTAATGATATAGCTCCAAAACTTGGTATCCCACCGATCACCCTTGTTCTTCCTCTTGAAATCGCTTCTTGCTTGGGAAGATCAGCTTCGCCTATTGCTGGTGGTGTTATCGCTCTTGCAGGCTTTGCAAAGGTAGCTCCTATGGAGATCATCAAACGTACTATGCCACTTTTAATCATAGCCATGATAGCTAATATCCTTACAGCTTGGTGGCTTACCACAAAAGATGTGCCTGAGTATATGAAAACCGCACCACAAACAAACACAGAGCTTATCAAACATGCTTGATAAGCTTTTTTAGATGAAAGGAAAAAATTATGCCATTACTTGATAGTTTCAAAGTCGATCACACTATAATGCCAGCACCTGCAGTGCGTTTGGCAAAAACCATGCAAACACCAAAAGGAGATACGATCAGCGTTTTTGATCTGCGTTTTTGCGTGCCAAACAAGGACATTTTGCCAGAAAAGGGTATCCATACTTTAGAGCATTTATTTGCCGGCTTTATGAGGGATCATTTAAATTCAAATGATGTTGAGATCATTGATATTTCTCCTATGGGTTGTAGAACAGGCTTTTATATGAGCCTGATAGGAAAGCCTGATGATGAAAGGGTTGTAAATGCTTGGAAAAGTTCTATGCAAGATGTTTTAAATGCAAAGGCTATCCCAGAAGCAAACAAATATCAATGCGGCACTTGCACGCTTCATTCCATAGAAGAAGCAAAGCAAATCGCACAAAATGTTCTTGATAAAAACATTGGCATAATGGATACTCAAAAGCTTCTATTAAAAGACTTGTGATGAGGGCGGGTAAAACTCGCCTTTAAGTTTTATTGACTTCCTAAATTTTCATATAAAGGGTATCTTTGGATATATTAAATTTAAGCTATTCATTTTTTAATTTTCTTAGTGTATTTTCCTTTATGCTTGAAATTTTAGCCTTAGCTCTTAGTTTTTATTTTAAAAAAAGTAAAATTTTTTTTATAGTTTTAGCTCTGCTTTGCTCTAGAAGCTTATATCTTTTTTCAAGCCTTTATCAAGCACATGTGTTTAATTTTTTATTTTTACCCTTTGTTTTTATGCTTTTTTGTGTGCTTAGAAGCACTGAGCTTATCTTTGAAAAACAAAATTTAAACAAGCTTGCTGTGCTGTTATTTGTAGGCGTTTTAGCACTTTTTTTAAGTAAAAATACAAATTTTAATGCCGCTTTGGGCGAAAAGCTCTTTAGTGTTGATTTATTTTTTACTCCTTTGAGTGATTTTAGTTTTATTTTCTTTTTGATTTTGTTTGTATTTTTAGCTTTTTTTACTTTTTTCAAAAAAGAAATTTATCTTTTATCAGCCTTTTTCTTAGCTTTCTTGCAATTTTTATTTGAAACAAGCTCAAAATCTTATTTTTTTGAATTTGCAAGCCTTGTTTTTGTTTATAAAATCCTTTATGAAAACTATCTTTTGGCTTATTTTGATCCTTTAACAAAATTTGGAAATTTTAAAGCCATGCAAAGATTTTTAGTAGGGCTTAAAAACTGCTCTTTTGGGATCATGCGTATAGAAAATTTAGATAAATTAGATCCTAAAACGACTAAAATAGTTCTTAAAAAAATATCTAAAATCCTCAAACACCAAGATTTTAAATACCAAATTTTTATGAAAGATAAGGATTTTGTATTTATTTTCCAACAAAGCGATAGCAAGCTTTGCAAAGCTTTTTTAAGTCATTTAGAAGAAGGATTTAACAACACCAAATTCGAGCTTTCACAAGGGCTAAAACTAGAGTTTAAATTTGGCTTTACTACGCTAAAGAGTAGTTTTGAAGAAAGTTTTTTAGAGCTTGAAAAAAGCTTAGCTCCAAAAGGAGCTTAAGCCTTATTTTGCGTTAGCTTCAATATCGATTTGAAGTTTGATTTCATCACTTAGTGTTATAGTTGAGGTATCTTTTGCAAATTTAAAATCACTTCTTTTGATCATTCCGCTAAGAGAAAAACCAAGTTTTTTAGTGCCTCTTTGCTCGCCTATACCGCCTATTTCAGCATCTAAAGTGATGTCTTTTTTTACGCCAGCTATTGTAAGAGTTCCTGTTACCTTACCTTCTGTATCGCTTACTTTTTTATAAGATTTCATCACAAAAGTCATGTCAGGGTATTTTTTAGCTTTGAAAAAATCATCTTGTTGGAGGTGATTATCTCTTGTTTGGTTGTCTGTATCTACTGAAGCAACTTTGATTGTGGCTTGAATTTTGTTAAAGCTTTTGCTCGCTTCATCAAAATCAATCAAACCCTCATAATCCTTAAAATTTCCACTTACATTGCTGATTTGCAAGTGCTTAATCTTAAAACCTACATTTGTATGAGTCTTGTCTAGGGTAAATTCAGTAGCACTTAAACTTGTAGCAAATAATGAAGCTACGACTAATGAGCTGGCAAGTATTTTTTTCATTTTTTGTCCTTTGAGTTGAATTTGTAAGGAAATTAAAACAAAAGAATATTAATAAAAATTAAATGTTTGTTTATTTTCTAAATTCTTAATAAAAAAGTCTATAAAATCCTCAAATTTAGGTAGTTTCAAATCCACCACTTCTCTTTGTTGCTTTCCCCACATGCACTCAGGAAAAAAGGCATCTTCTTTGAAACGAGCCATGACATGAAAATGCACTCTTGGAACATAGTTTGCAAATGAAGCGATATTGATCTTATCTGGCTGATAAAACTCAAGCAAGCTTTTTTCGCAAAAAAGCACCCAAGAAAAAAGCTCTTTTTGTATATCTAAGGGACAATCACTAAGTTCTTTATACTTTTCCTTGGTAAAAATTTTAATCCAAGGAATTTGGGATTTTTCTTGCTCAAAATAAAAATTTGTATTTTCGTAAAACATATTTTTCCTTAATATTTTTATCTCAATTTTAACAAATTTTTAGATATAATCAACAAAGAATTTAATTTTAGGTTAGAGCATGCAGATACAAGGTTTTTCAAGTTCGTATTTTTCTCATACTTCAAGTTCTATGCGTGAAGATAAGGACTTATCTTCAAATTCTACTTACGCCAATGAAGAAGATTCAAAAAATGAGGTTCAAACTGAATTAAGTGAGGCTGAAAAAAGAGTTGTTCAAGAGCTTCAAGCTACGGATACAAAGGTCAAAGCTCATGAAATGGCTCACATGGCAGCAGGTGGTGGTTTAGCAGGCTCTGCTAGCTACACTTATGAAAGAGGTCCTGATAACAAAATGTATGCTGTTGCTGGGGAAGTGCCTATTTCTATGCAAGAAGGTCGCACTCCTGAAGAAACCATAGCTAATGCAAGACAAATACAAGCTGCGGCAATGGCACCAGCTGATCCTAGCCCTCAGGATTTTAAAGTAGCAGCAAGTGCTATGCGTATGGAGATTGAAGCAAGGGCTGAAAAAGTCAAGATAGAGGCTGAAGAAAGATCTCAAGAGCAAGCTGAGCAAGAAGAAGACGAGACAAAAAATCAGGACTTAAATAACAAAAATCAGCTTATCAAAGCTTATGAGCAAGATAATGCTCAGGGTTTAATGCTCGATAAGGTTTCTTAAATTTTTAAAGGGATATTTTATGATACAACTTAAAAAACCCCAAGAAATAGAAAAGCTCCGCAAAGCAAATCAAATCGTCGCCCAAACCTTAGATTTTTTAGAAGAAAATATCAAAGTCGGCATGAGCTTAAAACAAATAAGCCAAATGGCTGAGGAATTTATACTTTCAAAGGGTGCAAAGCCATCTTTTAAAGGACTTTACGGCTTTAGTGGGGCGATTTGCACCTCTTTAAATCAAATTTGCATACATGGAACTCCTAATGACACCTTGCTTAAAGAAGGCGATATTTTAGGTGTTGATGTAGGGACCTTGCTTGATGGGTATTATGGTGATGCGGCAAGAACTTTACCTATAGGTCAAATTTCAAGTAAAGATGCCGAGCTTATCGCTTGTGCAAAAGATGCACTTTATCATGCTATTGATATTATCCGTGAGGGTATGCATTTTAAAGAGCTTTCCTATGCTTTGCAAGAATTTATTTTGCAAAGAGGTTTTGTGCCTTTGAGGGATTATTGTGGTCATGGTATAGGCAAAACGCCTCATTCAGAGCCTGAAATACCAAACTATCTTAGGGCTGGAGTCAATGCCAAAAGTGGACCAAAAATCAAAAATGGAATGGTTTTTTGTGTAGAACCTATGGTGTGCCAAAAAGATGGAACTCCTGTGCATTTAAATGGCAAATGGGACGCTGCAAGTAAAGATGGGCTAAATACAGCTCATTATGAGCATTGTTTAGCCATAGTGGGTGGCAGGGCTGAAATTTTATCTCAAAGCTGATTAAAAATACGCTAGTTTGTGAAAATTCTTAACAAAATTTAACTTCAAAACGCTAGAGTTTTATCCTTTCTAATGCTTTATAGAAATGCTTTGATTATATTTTACATGTATTATTTACTCAACTAAATTTTATTTGTTTAATTGTTACATTTTGAAATAATTTTTATGAATATTAAGAGCTGTTGCAAGGATAAGTGATTTAGATTTAACAAAAATTAAGTAAGTTTTATATATCATTGTAAGAACTTACATGATATTTAAATTTAAACCAAAGGAATTGCCAAATGGGTAAAAAAATTATGAAAACTATGGACGGCAATGAAGCA harbors:
- a CDS encoding AlwI family type II restriction endonuclease, with translation MAKASYKILSFSTTMRSAERMASFLKLLTPFENQILSHELIMQIVAELIKNKLYVPVYANKAFKQSEENFSDKQVKIIIENSPQNHKEAGFDKGWDSRFDTWYKLMMEFGFCFYAMNKPLIISQAGHLLIDAFNENPSNDEKIANIFLNCMMKYQSKNPFRKVLNDNKPLILLLQTMKLLKSKTKDSKIHKLELPFLLCYPDDNALNLADFILAFRKEYPSFNYSGDIIYEKCLELLNSKNTLRFKKVQILRESIDEYIRKMRITGIISLRANGRFLDFNSFEMPKIEYILKNYKSKTRHFKDKISFFNYMGEINTQIFNLNSSEKSDTKESLKLQSLENFAKNYTREQIFTELKILNNKKLSSKDELFKFIPEPLRLEFLSAISLKQNCVNLKVLPNYIIDDEGLPKSHAGANLADIICLDKKNKSIIELSLISSKAQLSLELIPITRHLKQSKADFAFFVAPNIHEDAKIYTEFIKYKEKLDITNLSILDFIELLSSCFDKKLPLKRV
- a CDS encoding pseudouridine synthase; its protein translation is MRINKFISHNTKYSRREADELIKQGKVKLNSALAKLSDEVKDTDKLFINGKRVHKRSKFSVIIYHKQKGELVSSKDERGRRLIYDSLPREFRAFRSVGRLDFASEGLLLLSDSPVIADALMHSDLEREYYLKVRGNISKEVTEAMQNGLEIKDEIKGAHAKTKITSMSFAPFLSFEIFGASGGYTKLKVLINEGKNRELRRFFGHFDLEVVELKRVAFGVLELGMLKPGKYRFLEKGEYEKLRDFLKTNAVYY
- a CDS encoding type I restriction enzyme HsdR N-terminal domain-containing protein, with the protein product MISKENFKEVLEILGFKQKGKNFYEKHFKEQNCDLKVDFEKGELIYPEQIKKESNTTSNFSQNENFVVFECVNRLLEKGYKVEHLILEKTWSLGHSGKSGRADISVFDENNENILLIIECKTAGNEYKKARKDLFDDESGKQLFSYAAQARSTKWLDLYASDFDINKNKA
- a CDS encoding dicarboxylate/amino acid:cation symporter, with the translated sequence MENFLINFFHLSQFQSVFILFCLGVLFFVFRALRSKFSLALLMFVALILGFVLGFVLLYFADFQNVAQLKSLNSQHFVLEVQIWISFLNSVYLNILKLLIIPLVFISLINVLLNLSQNLSFKAVFSRVFFWLLLSTALCAIIGIVLALFGELGSSFAVVESTRTLKEVKGLNEVILGLIPSNIISAMNTNNILGVIIFAFIIAFGALSLKEKKGFRIFKLLVGFFYEMMIKICLFVINLMPFFIITMIASTLLVSGFESIKNAFYFILWLYIAFILAFVLHAIMLLMHGLNPLFYFKKALPALLMAFSSRSSAATLPVSISNLTQRLGVSSSTASFGASLGTTMGMNGCAGYYATMIAIFMYNALNIPVGFGEILMIVILCVITSFGIAGIPGITIMIISVMLSGLGLEEHFALLAVILAIDPILDMARTCTNVSGAMVASIITDKELKNLDIQKYKENEKNSL
- the dcuC gene encoding C4-dicarboxylate transporter DcuC, whose product is MSLLMILVTLVAVVIVGYYILKSYHPVFVFFFSGIILLIAAFYFTGTPIPSGAKRAPETMTFWTTLLDSFVFITDTFKKQLAGVGLIIMAVAGFAGYMKYINASAKLAYLSNKPLGKIQNKYLILSGTFVVGMALKIVISSYAGLMLLLLACIYPVLVSLKIRPITAVAVLSLIGIDYGPKDGNTVQLAGIVGQQDNVVGIFLDYQIYPVLVYVVLLAILIPFYFSYIDKKDAKNGVVDEAVEIGEIIDPKCPTYYIFFPWLPVVFLFAAYFLNFKLDVVTVIFVSIAIVFIIEFIRHRSAKVLCDGMVVILKSMADIFISVVSIIVAAGVFAEGIKALGGIGTLAEIVSGMGASAVILTIAILSFIVYFATVIMGSGIAAFQAFGKIANDIAPKLGIPPITLVLPLEIASCLGRSASPIAGGVIALAGFAKVAPMEIIKRTMPLLIIAMIANILTAWWLTTKDVPEYMKTAPQTNTELIKHA
- the luxS gene encoding S-ribosylhomocysteine lyase — translated: MPLLDSFKVDHTIMPAPAVRLAKTMQTPKGDTISVFDLRFCVPNKDILPEKGIHTLEHLFAGFMRDHLNSNDVEIIDISPMGCRTGFYMSLIGKPDDERVVNAWKSSMQDVLNAKAIPEANKYQCGTCTLHSIEEAKQIAQNVLDKNIGIMDTQKLLLKDL
- a CDS encoding YceI family protein — protein: MKKILASSLVVASLFATSLSATEFTLDKTHTNVGFKIKHLQISNVSGNFKDYEGLIDFDEASKSFNKIQATIKVASVDTDNQTRDNHLQQDDFFKAKKYPDMTFVMKSYKKVSDTEGKVTGTLTIAGVKKDITLDAEIGGIGEQRGTKKLGFSLSGMIKRSDFKFAKDTSTITLSDEIKLQIDIEANAK
- a CDS encoding HIT family protein translates to MFYENTNFYFEQEKSQIPWIKIFTKEKYKELSDCPLDIQKELFSWVLFCEKSLLEFYQPDKINIASFANYVPRVHFHVMARFKEDAFFPECMWGKQQREVVDLKLPKFEDFIDFFIKNLENKQTFNFY
- a CDS encoding putative metalloprotease CJM1_0395 family protein, whose protein sequence is MQIQGFSSSYFSHTSSSMREDKDLSSNSTYANEEDSKNEVQTELSEAEKRVVQELQATDTKVKAHEMAHMAAGGGLAGSASYTYERGPDNKMYAVAGEVPISMQEGRTPEETIANARQIQAAAMAPADPSPQDFKVAASAMRMEIEARAEKVKIEAEERSQEQAEQEEDETKNQDLNNKNQLIKAYEQDNAQGLMLDKVS
- the map gene encoding type I methionyl aminopeptidase, with the protein product MIQLKKPQEIEKLRKANQIVAQTLDFLEENIKVGMSLKQISQMAEEFILSKGAKPSFKGLYGFSGAICTSLNQICIHGTPNDTLLKEGDILGVDVGTLLDGYYGDAARTLPIGQISSKDAELIACAKDALYHAIDIIREGMHFKELSYALQEFILQRGFVPLRDYCGHGIGKTPHSEPEIPNYLRAGVNAKSGPKIKNGMVFCVEPMVCQKDGTPVHLNGKWDAASKDGLNTAHYEHCLAIVGGRAEILSQS